Within Limanda limanda chromosome 17, fLimLim1.1, whole genome shotgun sequence, the genomic segment CATCatggaataaaacaaatcacTTCTAAAGCTCAATTTAGGTTTTTAATCTCACTTTATTTACCTCCAgttgttcttcttctacttTTCGTTCAATTGattaattttctttaaaaattatATGTGCTGTGTTTATTCTTCATGCTTTTACTTTTGCTAttttcttatttgtgttttgtctgtgtcttgGAATGTCTCGTCAGTTTCTATACTCAGTTACTTCCTCAACTTATTCCTGAGTTAAAATAAAGGTTGAATGAATCCATTTCCCCTCTGAAGCTGAATCTGTTGCTTCATGGTCATATTTCGGgtctttcagaaagttgtgttctcTTTCTACATGTGAACACGTTCCTGTGAAACAATCTTTCATTCCCTTCACTTTGTGATCTGAGAATCAACTCGTTTCTCTGGGTGTGTTTCCACGTCTGTTTGGACTTAAAGACACAAAACGTCACCAGCTCTCAGGCACTTCATTGAAaaagcgccccctggtggatctCTGAACCGGCTGTGATACACGTATAGCCTACTGGTTTTCAGAGTTGGCTGAGGAGCAGCCTGGTcaccacaggggggggggggggtactctCCAGCCAATCACATCGCTTGGCTCGTGGTAACGCGTTGTCGACCTCAGTCTCAGCTCCAGACCCGCCTCGTGTAATTCCATGTTACAGTAACTACACACAGGAAAGTCTACTTTCAGTAACATGGGTTTAGTGCTGAGGCTGTCTCTGGGTTCACCCGAGGAAGGCACATGCATGGCGtgcacgtcacacacacacacacacacacacacacacacacacacacacacacacacacacacacacacacacacacacactcaggcctgTTGTCGTTTCtgaattctttctttcttttccagtTTCACACAGATTCTCCTCTTATCGACACTCAACCTGATCTGgaataaaatcacatttatcaTCAGAAATCAGTGGGAACAACAAAATCCAGCAGAAGATCAGAAGTGaggctatatatatattaatatattatgtgcaaatatatattACACCCCTCCCTCCAACCATTGTGAAGGAGTCGTTGGTTTGTGGAGCAAAGAGTgggtgaggaagatgaagatgtaaacaagacaaacatgaaTCAAACCAAGTCAGTGATGTTTGGTGTCACTTCCGGTCTCTGGGTTTATATTCATGAGTCTTTGTTCTGTCCATGTTGAAGCTGTTATAGATTCTTAACCTTCCTCCATCTCCACTCTGGGTTTCTGCACTGACTTGATGTCATTTTAACACAAACATAAGAATCATGAAGCTGCTTGAAACCCCAGAGGAAGAGTTCTagcgccctctagtggccatACTGGCAGGTACCACACGCCTGTAATAACTGCCAAAACAGACCAGAGATcagagaaaaagatgaaatatataaatatactaaAACAACTATAACTGAACAGTATCTGGTGTAAACCTCACTCACATACACTTTCTCTCCGGCTTCTACATTCAGTTTATATAACGACTTCATTGTTAATTTACTGCTCATTATTTAAACAGCTTATAGTTCTAAAAACGTTATTGTTCTAGATTCTCTGGAGATTCACAGCATCTGCAGCTGAAGTTGATGAACCTCGACTGTAAAAGACAAACTGCTCTGATAAATGAAACCAGTGGACGTCACAGTGTGATGTGGATGAATTAAACTGGGTTGAATGGTTCTAGTTCTCTGTGGAATCTGCACAGTCGTTCGCAAGCAGTGGAAATGAACTGggccctgtgattggctggtgaTCTGTCCGGGATGTAGTCTGCCCCGATGTCAGCTGGCTCATCCCCTGACCCTCCGGAGGAACAGAGGGAAACTGATTCAAAGAAGTTGTAGAAATTGGTGCAAATAGAAATGTACTATCAAGAAAACTCCCACCCGATTGATATTAATATACATTAAGCATTTATTACTCTTTACTTTGTACATGTACTGGATTGTAGGCTTATATGAGAATTCCACATGTGAAAAGTACATTGATCAATACAAATAACAAAGTTCACAAACTGTGGATTTTATTTGTGAACTTTATGAAATCCAAACAGAAAAGAATTACAGTAAGTTCGTCCTTGTTAAATATGTTGTGTCCCAGTGGCTGTGATGTCACGTGATGTCCCAGTggctgtgatgtcatgtgatgtCCCCAGCAGCTCAGGAGTTGGCGCTGGTACGAGGTCCTCGGTAGATGTGGATCCTGGACTCCTCATCCAGCTCCTCCACGATCTTCTCCTGCTTCACCGACAGGATGGTGTACGTGACTGGAGACGTTAAGGGAAACAACACTGGGCTGAGTGAAGGGGGGGTTAGTCTCTGTGTTAGATCATATGTTAATGTACAGGACATAATGTCCCTGACTGGAGGACCAGTCTATGTAGAGGAGAGGGACCAGTCTATGTAGTGGTGAGAACAGGTAAACAGTGAAGGaccaagttatggttatttaaaaagtacgcaccactacaacacaatgttatgggtgagcgagccgccctcagcaagatggccgccatgtggtgatgTTCGActctgttggccggcaacgcggctgagacatctagtgtttatatatgatatctatgcaTGTAATGGTGAGAACAGGTAAACAGAGAAGGACCAGTCTATGTAATGGTGAAGGACCAGTCTACGTAGTGGTGAGAACAGGTAAACAGTGAAGAACCAGTCTATTTAATGGTGAGGGACCAGTCTATTTAAAGGTAAACAGAGAAGGACCAGTCTATGTAGTGGTGAGGGACCAGTATATGTCGTGGTGAGAACAGGTAAACAGAGAGGGACCAGTCTAAAGGTTTGGTACCAGACTATGTAATGGTGAAGGACCAGTCTATGTAGAGGTGAGAACAGGTAAACAGTGAAGGACCAGTCTAAGTAATGTTGAGGGATCAGTCTATTTAAAGGTAACCAGAGAAGGACCAGTCTATGTAATGGTGAAGGACCAGTCTATGTAGTGGAGAGAACAGGTAAAACGAGAGGGACCAGTCTATGTAAAGGTCAGGGACCATCAAACAGGTTTGGGACCAGTCTATGTAATGGAGAGAACAGGTAAACACAGAAGGACCAGTCTATGTAAAGGTCAGGGACCATCACAGACGTTTGGGACCAGACTATTTAAAGGATACACATCCCCACCACGAAGGCCCCGATGCTCAGGCCGGTGATCAGGTTCCTTCTCCGGAGCTTCGGCGCGTTCTTCCTccagagctcctgctgctgctgccggaggagcagcagcttctcagCCGATgtcttctcctccatgttggatCCTCAGCTGCTCAATACATCCGGTTACATCACATGACCCGGAAccctggagaaaaacacagaactcacagcgccacctactgtgATGGAGTGTGTACAGCTATCCTATAGTCATTAacctgtttatatatttaaatattatatattttaataatctgCTGTGGTGTTTTAATCCCTGGTTTCTTGTACAGTTAATTCAAACAGTGTCTGTAATGCACATAAAATCGCTTTGAAATTAAGgtcattttatttctgttgatTAGTTTCACTGTAGGCTGTTGGTTATTACAAATAATACATGTACAGTTAAATAATACCAAACACCGAGGGCAGTATGCTGCCggggaaataaacacacacaagaaataACCAAATACCATGGTGATTTGTTTGAAGTAAAGATTCCAGGTTTATTCTGATGATTTCTACAAACAGTCACAACCTGATACTGGAGAATAAACCAAATCAGATTTACCATCTTTCTTTAATTCATCTCTCAGTTCAGCAGGTGTTTTGCAAATGGATTCACCACAAAATTCAAACAACAGTTTCAtctcagaaaaataaaactaaaccaTGTTTCTCAGCATTCTGCAGGGATCAGCTCCAACAACACGTCAGAACCAAACTGAAGCTGCAATAAAACTCTAACATGTGCCTGAACCAAGAAAAAACTAATCTAGTCTTATCAAGATAATATCTCAAATGAAACGTACAGACATGTGTAAGTGTTGAATGCACGAGGGCAAATGTTTAAGACTTTTATTGGTTAAAATTGACTTTAAGATCCATGGATACCATGACTGCATTTGTAAGTTTTATAACTTATCAAAGTTTttcatgtaaaatatgaaattattacAAGTACTGATATCTATAAGTAGACTATAAGTAAACTAGCAGCTTGTTCAcctgcttttatttaaatttcaaaaaaGTCATTTGACTCCGGTCCATGATTCTTGAacctcttacacacacacacatacacaaacgcaTGCACgcacctacacacaaacacacacacctacactgtattgaaatatatttttaaattagatGGCCGGATATGCCTGCCATCTCCAGACTAATTCACATTCTTGAATGGTTTTGAAAAGTGGTTAAATTTCTTGGTTCTTCTTCTTGGTTTGTTTGCGATTCACATAAGAGCCGgacgaccaatcagagcaaagaACTGAGCGAcgcagcagagaagaagaaacgagTAAACCCCAGATGTTTGTTCTTCTCCTCTGAGGATAAACAGACACAGCTTCAGCCGTGCTCCCATTGGTCGCTCCTCAGTCGGTCACTGCATCCAGAACAAAAATATGAAAGTGTGAAATGACTTCAAGTATCGGCTGTATAGTCACTTATGACTACACCTGGCTCTAAAAAAGATTAAGAATGATTTTAGTTTATCAAAATACAGCTTCTCCACAACAAGGAAGCTTTGGTTTTGCCGTAGTGgaaaccaacaaaaaaacagaactgGGAAAAGAGCAGTCAGAGCAAAAACCTGAGAAACTCTGTCTCAAGCTGAAGAATAAAAAACCTAAAACACTCCAGTGCTGAACCCAGTCGCTCGGAGGAGCAGCCCAGGATCCTGCAGCCGCTCGGAGGAGCAACTCAGGCTCCTGCAGCCGCTCGGAGGAGCAACTCAGGATCCTGCAGCCGCTCGGAGGAGCAGCTCAGGATCCTGCAGCCGCTCGGAGGAGCAACTCAGGATCCTGCAGCCGCTCGGAGGAGCAACTCAGGATCCTGCAGCCGCTCGGAGGAGCAACTCAGGATCCTGCAGCCGCTCGGAAGAGCAGCTCAGGATCCTGCAGCCGCTCGGAGGAGCAGCTCAGGATCCTGCAGCCGGTGGAGGGAGCTGCTCGCCGATgttgagagaggaggagtcatcGTGGAACGAGTCAGGAAGCTTCTTGACGTACTCCACCAGCTCGTAGGAATCTCTGATGTCCCTCAGGCCGAACCAGAAGACGGTCCACAGCCCGTTCACAAAGCTGCCGTCACAATGTTTGAAGTACCTGGacgcacagagagaggaggcggagcAGGTGGAGTCAGATCCAGGATGTAACCAGACATCAGGGTTGTTTTAAAATCAGGAAATGACAAGTGAACAGAGGTTAATGTACAATGGCAAGAATAAGTGAGCGAAAACTTTGGACTTCAATGCATTTAACTTAAAATACAAAGTCCCAGTGTAAAAGTAAACCTGCACCGACTGCTTCTCATCCTCAGTATCACACTTTGAAACTGAAGCAGTGAACTTTCAGTCATTTTATAAGAGTGATACTCGTCAAAAGTTggatggtttgtgtgtgtgtgtgtatgtgtgtgtgtctgtgtgtcgtaCCACGGGTTGATCCTGTTTGTGGCTCTCGACCTCCAGAACAGTTTGCCCAGGTCCTGCCTGATTCTCTCCCACAGCACGTGGCTGGTGCCCTGGCCCTGTTTGCTGCTGCTCACCACGAACTTGTCCAGGTAGGGCGTGCCACTGTTCACCGGCTCCATGGTGATGATGGCTGCGGCGCTGTAGCTGCAGGAGTCAGAGAGATCATCGACATCAGCTCCTCTAACATCATGTTTCATCAAAATCAGTGAATTATTCATTGGGAaaagtgtaaaatgtttaaGAAGGTAAAACAATCCCTGGATCTCCCCCTTTACTCAGATTCACACCACATTTGAGTCTTCTACTAAGTTTCATTTAAATCTGCACAGAAGATGTCTTGGTGTCCTTTTGATGCTTTTTAAAAACGGTCACACTTCTCAACAACAGAGGCTGTGAATGAATGAAGTAATGTGGCATGAAAATCCCTGCAGTGCCTCCTGGTGGACAGAGGGAGCTACACACCCAGGGCCTGACTCAGACACAGCAGTGTTAATTATACGCAGGTTATGATTCAGACCCTGACCTGGATTGATTTAAAGACGTTTATTCATATCTGGAACAGAATCACTCACCCTTCAGAAAGGTAGACCGAGTGCAGTCGACCCTTCAGTGACTCGATGTATTCTCCCCTCAGAGTTTTATCAAAAGACTTGTTGATGAGAAGCATCAGACGCTCCACATCAATCCCATCGAGTGAGCTGtacctacacacagacacacacagacacacacagacacacacagagacacaggaaacaAGTATTTAGTTAACATGCTATAAATACAGTGTTTTCCTTTAGCTTTAGTCTAAAGGAGCAGATTCTTGATTATGGTTTGAATTTAGGATGAAGGCTCCAATTAGAAGCAGGTGTGACGTCTCCTTACCGGTGGATGGGGTCTCCGTTTTTAAAGAGCGTCCCGGACCCTAAGGGGGGGGCAGACAAGATGAAGCAGTTTTAACCTCATGCTCGTTCACACCTTGAAGTccatgcacgtgtgtgtgagcatgtgtgagaGTCGTCCTCACCTCGGTGGCTGAACAGCTCCGTCAGCATCGTGCTGGCGGAGGTGATCACAGCCGAGGACTCGGCCGGCAGCTGGTGGAGCAGCCGGGCGATGGTCGCCACCCGGTGGCACTCCGCGGCGCTCAGACCCGCGTCCAGGGACAGACTGGGCAGGTCGCTAGGCAACGACACAGCTGCCAGCACCTGGAGCAGAAGAGACAGATGTTCAGGAGGAGTTGAATATGATGGAAAAAACAGAAAGCTGAAGATGAAGCTGATTgtaaacatctcagtttctgctcaTCCAGACTGAAACCAGCCCACATGTTTCAAACTGTCATAGAAAAATGAACTAAGCATGACTGACAAcctattttgtatttggattGTAAGTGTTTGCAGCCTTGTCAAGAGACTTTTATGGCTTgtatgtacatacacacacatggtcggaactgtttatgacgtgaATACAGTGGAGCtattgcgacttaattacccacgAGAGGAAGGAGTGAATGTTttcttatcaccttaggaaCCACATTTAATCAGCTGTTATGgttagattcctctccttccccctccTATGGAACCAGTCTGGATCggttcagagagacagccctaagtcctcctatataagatctgtgCATTTCACTGTTCTCCATcatcactctgagatccttgtgactccctgtgttgatcctttctgcagaaagccccttattaaatacacgtagataactttgttgtttccagcctcttgtatctccagatttccatcacaaaacCCAAACAGAACCAGCAGCAGACTCCAGTAACTGCAGCCGAGCAGACGTCACCTTGCTGTCGTGGCTGTGGAGGCCTCCTGAGCTGTTCAGGAACATGACCTTGTGCGGCTGCAGGGCCCGAGAGATGGCTGCCGTCACTTCTGTCGGGTCCAACATCACCGAGCAGCCCCGGGCGTCCCTCCCCACGGGACACACCAGGGGGATTGTCCCGCAGTCCAGGGTCCACTGGAGGAGGCTGGTGTCCACAGCGACGTGGTGAGGAGCACTGGGAAGGAGACGggacagtgtgaggacagtgaggacggGATGATGGAAGACACGTGACGTCCACCTGAAGCCCTCACCTGCTTCCTGGTGGGGCTtggtgctgcaggaggaaggactCGGCGGAGAAGAAGGGCAGGACGGAGGCTGAGTGCTGCTGCAgcgcctccgtcagctgctggcTCCGCTGCACCAGGCCCCGGCTGCACCAAGACCCGGCGTCTGCCTCAGCAGGCCCCGCCTCCTCAGAGGTCGACCAGCCCATCACCACCACGGGCTTCATGTCCATCCGCTGCAGGAAGGACAGACCGAAGGCCAGACTCTGCACCATGTCCCTGCTTTCCAACACCGAGCTATCCACCTGGAGAGACACGCCCCGGCCAATCAGGAACAAGCATCAACAAGAGGCGGAGTTTCatcagacaacaaaacaaagcaggTCATCAACTCTGCTGTGGAAGATGAACCAACGTTTAAACCTTTGATTCAGATTTTTCAAATTACAAACACTcttcacacaaagagacacagactgTAGCTCCTCTCAGATACAGTGAAATGAGAAAGATtaacatattaaaaacatgaacacgTCAACAGGCTTCCGgctgtttatctttatttgattttatattttatatctctAGTCTTGTGTTTTAAGTTTAACATATTTctaataaacaaaacataataaatcCGGGTTTTTAAACAGTTGATAATTTACAGACTCGTGGCTTCTAATTGCAAGTCGTGTTCGATAAAAGCTTCTgtcaaatgacatgtaatgcaatgaaatgtatttctacaggagaaaataataaaatataatataacataagtTCATATAATAAAAGCACAGCCTCCCAGTTTGTGCTGCTTCTTCCTCTGATGGTTAAAACATTGgctgataatgaaaatatttcccCAGAGAACAAACAGGATTAAATCTTTATTCTTTATCTTTGTAAAAAGTTGAATAAGAAGTTAAAGTTTGGACCCACCTCCAGGACCGCGAAGGCCGGGGACTGCGCGGCGGCGGCCCGCTGGAACTGGGTGAGCCAGTACCGGGCCTCGCGCGGGTCCCCGCCGACCTCCCCGAGGAAAGCCTTCACGTCCCGGTAGATCAGGCTCCGGTTCCCCGGTAAGAGGTGTCGCTCCGCCGCGGAGCCGCTCCCCGGGACCTCCTGCTGGGCCACGGCCGCGGCTCGGCCTCGCTTCCCGGCCGCGTCGGAGCTCACCATGCGGGGCTGCGGAGCCAGCAACCTCCGCTGCCGCAGCCCAGAGCTCTGGACCGGAACCGGGACCGGGACGCCCGGGCCGGACAGGTACTTCCCGGCCAGGACCGCTGCCCGACAGCCGCAGGAGCCGGTGTGCGCGGCGGCCATGCTGcggggatcgggggggggggggggggggggggtgatgagtCAGCTCTCCTCACGTTTCATCACCCGGAACACGGAGCCGCTGCCGGAATGCTGCTGAGCAAAGCAGGGTCAGAGGTGAGAATTCCCTCAAGCTACAcgtttatcattttaatattaataacctCGTTAATATTGAACTTTCAAAAAGTacgtttacaaagtgcttcagacATTAAAACACCTGCAATTACACATTTAATGTAattaatagtaaaaaaaaataaagcaataaaacaaagaaaagtttttatcaaaacacaatgaagttgttaaaagacattttataaaataagTTTAACATAAGAAACGATAaaacacacaggggggggggggggggggacgactcagttgttacagcagccGGCAGGTCAGGATGAGATAGAGGAGAGAAtacatagaatagaatagaataagaacaaatattacaaattaaatatagaGTATATGTAGATTATATATGCAacttttccctgcagtggtttGTATGAATTATGAGtaaagtaaagtgcagtggaACAGGAGGGTTGTACTGGTCAGTCAGAATCTGATTTGTGCATAAGAAGAATCGTttgtacataaacacaaatgtgttcAAAGTAGTTTCCTGTTTTAAAGAGGACACTGAGGCGTTTGGACATTTCTGACCTGAAACAACAACTTTCCCTTTGGAACCATTCGATGGATCTGTGACTTCCTTCAGACATGTTCAGCATCAGGAGAAACTCTGTGTGCTCAGTGTTGTTCTCTTATTGTTGTCAACATCAAAACAGAATTTGTTTATTGAGCTCAAACCAAATCACACTTCATAAATCTGATGTATCTTGATCTGTAGCTGTGGGAAGACAAACGCTGTGATCCTGCAGGTCAGATAGAAACGCTTcagagtgtgtctctgtgtgcagtTTGCATATCTATGGGTATATCTCTGGGTTTTTATGCTATAGATCCTGGATGATGGATAATAAACTCATAACATCTTTATTAGCCTGAGGTAAACATGGTCCGTTGCAGTGACACTGACAAAAACTCTTAATTCCATCCAAAGTTCCAGTTCACTGCTTCTCCACTCATTCCACAGACCATAATAACACCAGCCCCCGTCACCCTGACAACCAGCTCAGTGACTTTAACACTTAGTTTCTACACTGTAAGAAATGTTCCCACTGGTTTATTATCTTTATGTGAAGTCAAATGTATTAATAACTCGTCTTGGTCATCACTGAAGTCTCCATGCTTCTGTCTCTGTTACTTCCTTATCTGTGTCTGTCATCAGGCTGGACTACATCTGCCCAAGTGCcctcaggcaaacacacacacacacacacaccgagtgCTATGGTGCACGTACTGTATAATCTTCAGGAAGTGATTAGGGGGGGTGAGATCAGAGGTTTTGTGAAACggaaaacacccccccccccatccccttcTTCTCCGGGGGCAACAAGGGCGGCCATCTTGGTTCTGTTGAACTGCTTTGAGACGACTGAAGAAAACTttcacaaagagacagaaacactcTAAGTTTTATCAGCTGCAATCACAGCCGATCATCACAGATGCAACAGATCTATTAAAAATTAAGGATTGCTATTTGAAAAAAGGTGTGAATATAATATATACCAATATAAGTGAATATACTAAGTACAGAAGTTTCTATTTATCCCCAAAACACGataacttgaaaaaaagaaatatgcaAATAGACAAACATAAGGATGTAcatgcattcattcattactgtatttatttattatcatttatttatattagtcCACATAAACAAGCTCATCAAAATGTTGATATAAATCAATACAGCAACAAGGTTTTAACAAGAAggaaaacgcacacacacacacaatgatcaAATCTAACTGATAAAAGTTAAATCTACACAAGAACTTTAATTTTACTGGATGATTTCATCTTCTGCTACTTTGTACTTGACTATATAATGTGGTTACTGTTCTACTACGTTATATTAATAATACTTTGAGTTTTACTACTTCAAGTTCGTCTTGCTAACAAATTACAactgaaacaacacaactggacGGATTTCAATGAAATTCCGTTGAACGATGTTTTCTGGGTCAGAGATGAACTCGAAAATTTAGGTGCTGGTTTGTATCAGGAATTAttcccactttctttaacattgtgaggtaCAGTAGAAAGATTTTCACTGAATTCTCTGAGAATTACtcgtggatcttgatgaaataatcagacatatttagaagacagatatttgtgtgtgatttggttCAGGTTGATTGAACTGAATGAGGCTTTTTCAAGTTTGaagtttcaagagtttattgtcaaatgcacaacaataacattaagcagttgctggcaatgaaatgcttcagtcacaggctctcttatagcaatgctcagaatattacaagccaaaaaatattgaatattaaaaatgggccttgatggaggttTGAACTCGACTCAGTCAAATTCTAGTTTGTTGAATGAAATGATTTTTCTCGTCTCTCCTCACTTGACCTGCAGATATGAACAGCTTGAAGAACAGTAGAGGGCAGTAGACAccaggggctgtgtgtgtgtgtgtgtgtgtgtgtgtgtgtgtgtgtgtgtgtgtgtgtgtgtgtgtgtgtgtgtgtgtgtgtgtgtgtgtgtgtgtgtgtgtgtgtgtccccgtCCTGGATGCCGGCCCAGCCACTGTTTGACTGACAGTGAGCGTCGTCGTGCGAgtcaacacaaactgaaatatgATGAAGCAGCTCAGTGAACTCTCAAGTTTAATCAGCTCTTTTGCTTCTGAAGTGACTCCAGCCTCAGATGCCTCTAAGGCGTCTACGTGTGAGTCACTGGGAAATCTTTATACTTTACAATAACACTTTTCTAAACCAGAACAGATGAGAAACTTCCCACAGCAGATTAATGCGTTTAgggttttaaataaaacacattttcaagtgGCTCTGCAGATAAATGTGTTTCATATTCTTGTCAAAGCCTATGAAAGCCATTAATTCAGTTGTACTGGTTTTTCAAAGGTCGGTGAGGGAGTCCTCCTCCACTGGTTCATCACTTTAAACCAGTCAGTCATCGTCAGAGGACAAGAGACACCCTGAAGGTTCAATTCTATCAATCAATCTGTTTCTGTGTCCCTGTCGTCCCACCTGTCTgcacgtctgtctgtgtgggtggTCAGTTAATCACAGACTGTCTGTGGTCCTCCATCCTCCTGAAGGCGAGAGGGCAGATTAAACATCTCTGATTAGACAGGCAGCAGCTTGTGTGAGCACAGATCCGTCACGAGGGCGTCGAGGAGACAActctcagcttcttcttctctcagcttcttcttctctggaccAGGGCAAACTGCAGCAAGCGGTGAACATGTGAGCTCTGTGCACGAGTCACAAGTCAATAACAAAGTGATTCTCTCACagtttcaggtcagaatatgATTAGAAAAAAGCCTGTTTGTCATTCAGCCACATCACAACCACAATAAAGAAAATCCAACATTTGGAGACATAATAATAACTCAATAAAGTCATacaaataaatcacaatttGACACATGACACCGATTTATGGGTTTTAAAGTTGCAGAATAATTTGTTCAAAttgaaaaacagagaagaagagagatgtCAATATATTTCAgccaaaacagacacaaaacgtattttaaaaaaattataatattactTTTTAACATTGTAAAAACTACCATAAGTTCTGAGGCTTTACTATTTATATTAACAGTTATTATCTGTtgatttgctttttaaaaaatcatgtttGGAGACACTCCGCAACATACACATAAGAAATCTAAATTCTCACAgcttgtaaaaaataaatgtatttgtatcgTGTTGCTGGTGATATTCGTATTCTCATAATGTCAACACATATTAAACTGAACTAATATCATCACAGTGGTTTATGTAAGATCAACACAGCTACTGGTTTAAAAGCACATATGAAGCTGAAATTAGAACCTGACAAATGCACATTTAACTCTTTTTGAGAAACTTTTGATGTGAAAGaccaaataaaaagaaaactgtgcGTTCACATCTAATGAGACGGATCAGATCAGGGTTGAGGATTGTTAGTGAAGCTTCAGAGCAGGAAACGGTCTGAACATTTTCACGTGCAGAGACGATCACCGTCATTAAAACCACAAATTCCCAGtgaaagagcaggagaaacagTAAAAGGTTAGTGGAGCGTGAGCCAGGTGAAGCACGATGAACATTCAGACCAGTAAACCCACTGATGAGCTGTGGTTCATCACTGCAGATGTTTCCACAGTCATGATAGGTCGTGAAAAGATTGATTTTAATTGAGGAAACTACGGGAAAGTCTTTCTTCTACGTTGTGGTTGACGTGTCCCTGATTtcagtttcttctcttttaaaacacacagctTTCCTCACAGtgacctgacctctgacctctgaccctgtaTCTCTGAACACTTTGTCCCATGGAGCCAGAGGAAcctccacacccccccccccccttcacgcTGCCACTCGCGTGCTGATGAAACAAAAG encodes:
- the LOC133023192 gene encoding cytochrome c oxidase assembly factor 3 homolog, mitochondrial, which gives rise to MEEKTSAEKLLLLRQQQQELWRKNAPKLRRRNLITGLSIGAFVVGMFTYTILSVKQEKIVEELDEESRIHIYRGPRTSANS
- the nags gene encoding N-acetylglutamate synthase, mitochondrial, with amino-acid sequence MAAAHTGSCGCRAAVLAGKYLSGPGVPVPVPVQSSGLRQRRLLAPQPRMVSSDAAGKRGRAAAVAQQEVPGSGSAAERHLLPGNRSLIYRDVKAFLGEVGGDPREARYWLTQFQRAAAAQSPAFAVLEVDSSVLESRDMVQSLAFGLSFLQRMDMKPVVVMGWSTSEEAGPAEADAGSWCSRGLVQRSQQLTEALQQHSASVLPFFSAESFLLQHQAPPGSSAPHHVAVDTSLLQWTLDCGTIPLVCPVGRDARGCSVMLDPTEVTAAISRALQPHKVMFLNSSGGLHSHDSKVLAAVSLPSDLPSLSLDAGLSAAECHRVATIARLLHQLPAESSAVITSASTMLTELFSHRGSGTLFKNGDPIHRYSSLDGIDVERLMLLINKSFDKTLRGEYIESLKGRLHSVYLSEGYSAAAIITMEPVNSGTPYLDKFVVSSSKQGQGTSHVLWERIRQDLGKLFWRSRATNRINPWYFKHCDGSFVNGLWTVFWFGLRDIRDSYELVEYVKKLPDSFHDDSSSLNIGEQLPPPAAGS